The segment TCCAGTGCCCGCCCGGCCGCCGATAGAGACGATTCCGACGCTGGGATCCATGAGCAGGTCGATCGCAAGCCGTTGCTCCGCTGAGCGGCCGTGCAGTCCGAAGACATCACGGTCGCCCTTGACCAGCCGCACTTGCTTGTCCGCGCCCACGCGGCCCAGGGCGGAGCCCCGGTTGGAGAGCAGCACCAGGCCCGTGTTGACGGGCAGCTCGGCCGCCGCGGGGATGAACACCGGTTCGTGCCCGTACAGGGTGGTGATCTCGTCCTCGCTGGCTTCGATCTCTGCCATGCCGGTCCAGCCGGAGTCCTTGACGAGTTCATTGCGGTATTCGTCCGCGAACAGCCCCATCGCGGAGGCCTTGACGCGCATGGGGAGGTCTTTGGAGACGACCGTGACGTTGTGGCCTTCGTTGGCGAGGTTCTTTGCGACTGCCAGGATGCGGCTGTCGTTGTCCGCGCCGCGGAATCCTGCCGGCAGCACTTCGGTGGACACATGGTTCATCTCGACACGCAGCGTGCCGCCGTCGGATCCGATCGGAATGGGTTGATTCAACCCGCCATGCTCGATACGCAAGTCATCCAAGAGCCTCAGGGCCTTGCGGGCGAAGTAGCCCAACTCGGGATCGTGGCGTTTGCCTTCCAATTCGGTAATGACCACGATCGGGACAATGACTTCGTGCTCCGCGAAGCGCAACAGGGCGTGCGGATCGGAAAGCAATACGGAAGTGTCAATCACATAGCTTCTGCCAGTCGGGGTCCCGGACTTTGCAGTCCGCCCACCGTTGGCCCGCTT is part of the Arthrobacter ramosus genome and harbors:
- a CDS encoding PhoH family protein; protein product: MIDTSVLLSDPHALLRFAEHEVIVPIVVITELEGKRHDPELGYFARKALRLLDDLRIEHGGLNQPIPIGSDGGTLRVEMNHVSTEVLPAGFRGADNDSRILAVAKNLANEGHNVTVVSKDLPMRVKASAMGLFADEYRNELVKDSGWTGMAEIEASEDEITTLYGHEPVFIPAAAELPVNTGLVLLSNRGSALGRVGADKQVRLVKGDRDVFGLHGRSAEQRLAIDLLMDPSVGIVSIGGRAGTGKSALALCAGLEAVLERREHRKVIVFRPLYAVGGQELGYLPGSEAEKMNPWAQAVFDTLGALVSQEVVEEVMDRGMLEVMPLTHIRGRSLHDAFVIVDEAQSLEKNVLLTVMSRIGQNSKIVLTHDVAQRDNLRVGRHDGVAAVVETLKGHPLFGHITLTRSERSPIAALVTELLEGAEI